In Neofelis nebulosa isolate mNeoNeb1 chromosome 7, mNeoNeb1.pri, whole genome shotgun sequence, the following proteins share a genomic window:
- the LOC131516305 gene encoding protein mono-ADP-ribosyltransferase PARP6 isoform X7, whose amino-acid sequence MDIKGQFWNDDDSEGDNESEEFLYGVQGSCAADLYRHPQLDADIEAVKEIYSENSVSIREYGTIDDVDIDLHINISFLDEEVSTAWKVLRTEPIVLRLRFSLSQYLDGPEPSIEVFQPSNKEGFGLGLQLKKILGMFTSQQWKHLSNDFLKTQQEKRHSWFKASGTIKKFRAGLSIFSPIPKSPSFPIIQDSMLKGKLGVPELRVGRLMNRSISCTMKNPKVEVFGYPPSPQAGLLCPQHVGLPPPARTSPLVSGHCKNIPTLEYGFLVQIMKYAEQRIPTLNEYCVVCDEQHVFQNGSMLKPAVCTRELCVFSFYTLGVMSGAAEEVATGAEVVDLLVAMCRAALESPRKSIIFEPYPSVVDPTDPKTLAFNPKKKNYERLQKALDSVMSIREMTQGSYLEIKKQMDKLDPLAHPLLQWIISSNRSHIVKLPLSRLKFMHTSHQFLLLSSPPAKEARFRTAKKLYGSTFAFHGSHIENWHSILRNGLVNASYTKLQLHGAAYGKGIYLSPISSISFGYSGMGKGQHRMPSKDELVQRYNRMNTIPQTRSIQSRFLQSRNLNCIALCEVITSKDLQKHGNIWVCPVSDHVCTRFFFVYEDGQVGDANINTQDPKIQKEIMRVIGTQVYTN is encoded by the exons ATG GACATCAAAGGCCAGTTCTGGAATGATGATGATTCGGAGGGAGATAATGAATCAGAGGAATTTCTCTATGGAGTTCAG GGGAGCTGTGCGGCTGACCTATATCGACACCCACAGCTTGATGCAGACATTGAAGCCGTGAAGGAGATCTACAGTGAGAACTCTGTATCCATCAG AGAATATGGAACTATCGATGACGTGGACATTGACCTCCACATCAACATCAGCTTCCTCGAT GAGGAAGTCTCTACAGCCTGGAAAGTCCTCCGAACAGAACCTATTGTGTTGAGGCTGCgattttctctttcccagtaCCTTGATGGACCAG aaCCATCAATTGAGGTTTTCCAGCCATCAAATAAGGAAGGGTTTGGGCTGGGTCTTCAGCTGAAGAA GATCCTGGGTATGTTCACATCCCAACAATGGAAACATCTCAGCAACGATTTCTTGAAGACCCAGCAAGAAAAGAGGCACAGTTGGTTCAAGGCAAGTGGTACCATCAAGAAGTTCCGAGCCGGCCTCAGCATCTTCTCACCCATCCCCAA GTCTCCCAGTTTCCCAATCATACAGGACTCCATGCTGAAAGGCAAACTGGGTGTACCCGAGCTTCGAGTTGGGCGCCTCATGAACCGTTCTATCTCCTGCACCATGAAGAACCCCAAAGTGGAGGTGTTTGGCtaccctcccagcccccaggcagGTCTCCTGTGCCCCCAGCACGtgggcctccctcccccagcacgGACCTCTCCTTTG GTCAGTGGTCACTGCAAGAATATCCCTACTCTGGAATATGGATTTCTTGTCCAG ATCATGAAGTATGCAGAGCAGAGGATTCCAACGTTGAATGAGTACTGCGTGGTGTGTGATGAGCAGCATGTCTTCCAGAATGGGTCCATGCTCAAG CCAGCCGTCTGTACTCGTGAGCTGTGTGTTTTCTCCTTCTACACATTGGGAGTCATGTCCGGAGCTGCAGAGGAGGTTGCTACTGGAGCAGAG GTGGTGGATCTGCTGGTGGCCATGTGTAGGGCAGCTTTGGAGTCCCCTAGAAAGAGCATCATCTTTGAGCCTTATCCCTCTGTGGTGGACCCCACTGATCCCAAGACTCTGGCCTTTAACCCCAAG AAGAAGAATTATGAGCGACTTCAAAAAGCTCTGGATAGTGTGATGTCCATCCGGGAGATGACCCAG GGCTCATATCTAGAAATCAAGAAGCAGATGGACAAGCTGGATCCCTTGGCCCATCCTCTCTTGCAGTG GATCATCTCTAGCAACAGGTCACACATTGTCAAACTACCTCTCAGCAGG CTGAAGTTCATGCACACCTCACACCAGTTCCTCCTGCTGAGCAGCCCTCCTGCCAAGGAGGCTCGGTTCCGGACCGCCAAGAAGCTCTACGGCAGCACCTTTGCCTTCCA TGGGTCCCACATTGAAAACTGGCATTCGATCCTGCGCAATGGGCTGGTCAATGCATCCTACACCAAACTGCAG CTGCATGGAGCAGCCTATGGCAAAGGCATCTACTTGAGCCCCATCTCCAGTATTTCCTTTGGATACTCAG gaatgggaaaaggacagCACAGGATGCCCTCCAAGGATGAGCTGGTCCAGAGATATAACAGGATGAATACCATCCCCCAG ACCCGATCCATTCAGTCAAGGTTCCTGCAGAGTCGGAATCTAAACTGTATAGCACTTTGTGAAG
- the LOC131516305 gene encoding protein mono-ADP-ribosyltransferase PARP6 isoform X6, with the protein MDIKGQFWNDDDSEGDNESEEFLYGVQGSCAADLYRHPQLDADIEAVKEIYSENSVSIREYGTIDDVDIDLHINISFLDEEVSTAWKVLRTEPIVLRLRFSLSQYLDGPEPSIEVFQPSNKEGFGLGLQLKKILGMFTSQQWKHLSNDFLKTQQEKRHSWFKASGTIKKFRAGLSIFSPIPKSPSFPIIQDSMLKGKLGVPELRVGRLMNRSISCTMKNPKVEVFGYPPSPQAGLLCPQHVGLPPPARTSPLVSGHCKNIPTLEYGFLVQIMKYAEQRIPTLNEYCVVCDEQHVFQNGSMLKPAVCTRELCVFSFYTLGVMSGAAEEVATGAEVVDLLVAMCRAALESPRKSIIFEPYPSVVDPTDPKTLAFNPKKKNYERLQKALDSVMSIREMTQGSYLEIKKQMDKLDPLAHPLLQWIISSNRSHIVKLPLSRQLKFMHTSHQFLLLSSPPAKEARFRTAKKLYGSTFAFHGSHIENWHSILRNGLVNASYTKLQLHGAAYGKGIYLSPISSISFGYSGMGKGQHRMPSKDELVQRYNRMNTIPQTRSIQSRFLQSRNLNCIALCEVITSKDLQKHGNIWVCPVSDHVCTRFFFVYEDGQVGDANINTQDPKIQKEIMRVIGTQVYTN; encoded by the exons ATG GACATCAAAGGCCAGTTCTGGAATGATGATGATTCGGAGGGAGATAATGAATCAGAGGAATTTCTCTATGGAGTTCAG GGGAGCTGTGCGGCTGACCTATATCGACACCCACAGCTTGATGCAGACATTGAAGCCGTGAAGGAGATCTACAGTGAGAACTCTGTATCCATCAG AGAATATGGAACTATCGATGACGTGGACATTGACCTCCACATCAACATCAGCTTCCTCGAT GAGGAAGTCTCTACAGCCTGGAAAGTCCTCCGAACAGAACCTATTGTGTTGAGGCTGCgattttctctttcccagtaCCTTGATGGACCAG aaCCATCAATTGAGGTTTTCCAGCCATCAAATAAGGAAGGGTTTGGGCTGGGTCTTCAGCTGAAGAA GATCCTGGGTATGTTCACATCCCAACAATGGAAACATCTCAGCAACGATTTCTTGAAGACCCAGCAAGAAAAGAGGCACAGTTGGTTCAAGGCAAGTGGTACCATCAAGAAGTTCCGAGCCGGCCTCAGCATCTTCTCACCCATCCCCAA GTCTCCCAGTTTCCCAATCATACAGGACTCCATGCTGAAAGGCAAACTGGGTGTACCCGAGCTTCGAGTTGGGCGCCTCATGAACCGTTCTATCTCCTGCACCATGAAGAACCCCAAAGTGGAGGTGTTTGGCtaccctcccagcccccaggcagGTCTCCTGTGCCCCCAGCACGtgggcctccctcccccagcacgGACCTCTCCTTTG GTCAGTGGTCACTGCAAGAATATCCCTACTCTGGAATATGGATTTCTTGTCCAG ATCATGAAGTATGCAGAGCAGAGGATTCCAACGTTGAATGAGTACTGCGTGGTGTGTGATGAGCAGCATGTCTTCCAGAATGGGTCCATGCTCAAG CCAGCCGTCTGTACTCGTGAGCTGTGTGTTTTCTCCTTCTACACATTGGGAGTCATGTCCGGAGCTGCAGAGGAGGTTGCTACTGGAGCAGAG GTGGTGGATCTGCTGGTGGCCATGTGTAGGGCAGCTTTGGAGTCCCCTAGAAAGAGCATCATCTTTGAGCCTTATCCCTCTGTGGTGGACCCCACTGATCCCAAGACTCTGGCCTTTAACCCCAAG AAGAAGAATTATGAGCGACTTCAAAAAGCTCTGGATAGTGTGATGTCCATCCGGGAGATGACCCAG GGCTCATATCTAGAAATCAAGAAGCAGATGGACAAGCTGGATCCCTTGGCCCATCCTCTCTTGCAGTG GATCATCTCTAGCAACAGGTCACACATTGTCAAACTACCTCTCAGCAGG CAGCTGAAGTTCATGCACACCTCACACCAGTTCCTCCTGCTGAGCAGCCCTCCTGCCAAGGAGGCTCGGTTCCGGACCGCCAAGAAGCTCTACGGCAGCACCTTTGCCTTCCA TGGGTCCCACATTGAAAACTGGCATTCGATCCTGCGCAATGGGCTGGTCAATGCATCCTACACCAAACTGCAG CTGCATGGAGCAGCCTATGGCAAAGGCATCTACTTGAGCCCCATCTCCAGTATTTCCTTTGGATACTCAG gaatgggaaaaggacagCACAGGATGCCCTCCAAGGATGAGCTGGTCCAGAGATATAACAGGATGAATACCATCCCCCAG ACCCGATCCATTCAGTCAAGGTTCCTGCAGAGTCGGAATCTAAACTGTATAGCACTTTGTGAAG